A window from bacterium encodes these proteins:
- a CDS encoding DUF2723 domain-containing protein, which yields MPHRKLNALMASLVFAISFIVYALTVAPTTPFWDCGEFIACSYILGIPHPPGAPLYVLLGRVFSLLPFGVDTSLDPAKIPGVLTDNIALRVNMISPIFSAFTAMLTYLIIVRLILLFWKREPESLAEKITLYAAGLVGALGFAFSDSQWFNSVEAEVYAGSMFFTAIVIWLILKWQDEAAAAKSDRYILLIFYLLGLAIGVHLLNLLALPTIAMIFFTQRYQSKARKEDVFGELLLMLAVAGVGGLTMYYGINTGVVQGLPWLMEKGGVMALALLLVALVVAVAMAAANRQRVFGMAVTSVLLIIIGYSTYSAIFIRSTLDPAIDENNPDTPERLVSYLKREQYGEVHLTPRRAPFWEYQIKQMYVRYFNWQFIGKGTTYDVQGRIVEVFSPRGLWGIPFLVGLFGMFYHVYKDWRRALPIMTLFIMTGLAIVVYLNQDDPQPRERDYAYTGSFFAFALWIGIGVAALVDLARGLLEGKKAAPAGTAALAASGKHTGVAAVVAGLVITLVPGNMLFSILPGVDWLSNFREHNRKGDYVAFDYSYNILASCAQDAIIFTNGDNDTFPLWFLQYVHNIRTDVRVVNLSLLNTDWYIKQLRDDEPKVPIRMPDASIAAIRPIEWKTKTVSIPVAQQVYERYYQETLKLDPSITYEENPALRLEVKPTYEGLAIRVQDLMILKILEDNQFRRPVYFAVTVSPDNKIGLEPYMRMDGLAFRVLPVKLERGTVDPELMWTNLNEKFRYRNLNNPKVYYNDNVMSLLQNYRSAFLHLAQHHLYRRENEQVVKVLDRMGEIMPESVIPTSDFRINEAIGMMYAQAGRPEELTKRYRNFVENEYPRLEELRDRLSFADYLNYRGQRALAESLVQNIIKTAPGQREPYQWMARFYNMTGERDKTITVLEQLLARFPDDQAARTQLQQMRASSPDSARPANPADSSHSSR from the coding sequence ATGCCCCATCGCAAACTGAACGCCCTGATGGCCAGCCTGGTGTTCGCCATTTCATTCATTGTCTATGCGCTGACGGTTGCGCCCACGACCCCGTTTTGGGATTGCGGCGAGTTCATCGCGTGTTCTTACATCCTCGGCATTCCCCACCCGCCGGGCGCGCCGCTCTATGTGCTGCTCGGCCGTGTCTTCTCACTGCTGCCGTTCGGCGTCGATACCAGCCTCGACCCTGCCAAGATTCCGGGCGTGCTGACCGACAATATCGCGCTGCGCGTGAACATGATCTCGCCGATCTTCAGCGCCTTCACCGCGATGCTCACCTATCTCATCATCGTGCGTCTTATCCTGCTCTTTTGGAAAAGGGAGCCGGAGAGCCTGGCGGAAAAAATCACGCTTTACGCCGCCGGCCTGGTGGGCGCGCTCGGCTTTGCCTTCTCCGACAGCCAGTGGTTCAATTCCGTGGAAGCGGAAGTCTACGCCGGCTCGATGTTCTTCACCGCGATCGTCATCTGGCTCATTTTGAAATGGCAGGATGAGGCCGCCGCCGCCAAGTCCGACCGCTACATTTTGCTGATCTTCTATCTGCTCGGCTTGGCCATCGGCGTGCACTTGCTCAACTTGCTCGCCCTGCCCACCATTGCGATGATCTTCTTCACCCAGCGTTACCAAAGCAAAGCCAGGAAAGAAGACGTGTTCGGCGAGCTGCTGCTCATGCTGGCGGTGGCCGGCGTAGGCGGGTTGACGATGTACTACGGCATCAATACCGGCGTCGTGCAGGGGCTGCCCTGGTTGATGGAAAAGGGCGGCGTCATGGCGCTGGCGCTGCTGCTGGTGGCCCTGGTGGTGGCGGTGGCAATGGCGGCGGCGAATCGCCAGCGGGTCTTCGGCATGGCGGTAACGTCGGTGCTGCTCATCATCATCGGTTACTCCACCTACTCGGCGATTTTTATCCGGTCGACGCTGGATCCGGCGATCGACGAAAACAATCCCGACACCCCCGAACGGCTGGTCAGTTATCTCAAGCGCGAGCAATACGGCGAAGTGCATCTCACCCCACGGCGGGCGCCCTTTTGGGAGTACCAAATCAAGCAGATGTACGTCCGCTATTTCAACTGGCAATTCATCGGCAAGGGCACGACCTACGATGTGCAGGGCCGCATTGTGGAAGTCTTCTCCCCGCGCGGCTTGTGGGGCATTCCGTTTCTGGTGGGCCTGTTCGGCATGTTTTATCATGTCTACAAGGATTGGCGCCGCGCCCTGCCGATCATGACCTTGTTCATCATGACCGGTCTGGCGATCGTGGTCTATTTGAATCAGGATGATCCGCAGCCGCGTGAACGTGATTATGCCTACACCGGCTCGTTCTTCGCCTTCGCGCTGTGGATCGGCATCGGCGTGGCGGCGCTGGTCGATCTGGCGCGCGGCCTGCTGGAGGGCAAAAAGGCCGCACCGGCCGGCACGGCGGCGCTGGCCGCGAGCGGGAAACACACCGGGGTGGCGGCCGTGGTGGCGGGCCTGGTGATCACGCTGGTGCCCGGCAACATGCTCTTCTCGATTTTGCCGGGGGTCGATTGGTTGTCGAATTTCCGTGAACACAACCGCAAGGGCGATTATGTTGCCTTCGATTATTCCTACAACATTCTCGCCTCCTGCGCCCAGGATGCGATCATCTTCACCAACGGCGACAACGACACCTTCCCCTTGTGGTTTTTGCAGTACGTGCACAACATCCGCACAGACGTGCGCGTGGTCAATCTGAGCCTGCTCAACACGGACTGGTACATCAAGCAGCTCCGCGACGATGAGCCCAAGGTGCCGATTCGCATGCCGGACGCCAGCATTGCCGCCATTCGCCCGATCGAATGGAAAACCAAAACCGTCTCGATTCCGGTAGCCCAGCAGGTCTACGAACGGTATTACCAGGAGACGCTCAAGCTCGATCCCAGTATCACTTATGAAGAAAACCCGGCGTTGCGCCTGGAAGTGAAGCCCACCTACGAAGGATTGGCCATCCGCGTGCAGGATTTGATGATTTTGAAAATCCTGGAGGACAATCAATTCCGTCGGCCGGTTTACTTCGCGGTCACGGTTTCGCCCGATAACAAGATTGGCCTGGAACCCTACATGCGCATGGATGGCCTGGCCTTTCGCGTGCTGCCGGTGAAACTCGAGCGCGGCACGGTCGACCCCGAGCTGATGTGGACGAACCTGAACGAAAAATTCCGTTATCGCAATCTCAACAACCCCAAGGTTTACTACAACGACAATGTGATGAGCCTGCTGCAGAATTACCGCTCCGCCTTTCTGCATCTCGCGCAGCATCATCTTTATCGCCGTGAAAACGAGCAGGTGGTGAAGGTGCTGGATCGCATGGGCGAGATTATGCCGGAGTCGGTCATTCCGACGAGCGACTTTCGCATCAACGAGGCCATCGGTATGATGTATGCCCAGGCCGGCCGGCCGGAAGAGTTGACCAAACGCTACCGCAATTTCGTCGAGAACGAATACCCGCGCCTGGAAGAACTGCGCGACCGGCTTTCCTTCGCGGATTATCTGAATTATCGCGGCCAGCGCGCGCTGGCGGAATCGCTGGTACAGAACATCATCAAGACGGCGCCCGGCCAGCGCGAGCCGTATCAGTGGATGGCGCGCTTCTACAACATGACCGGCGAGCGCGACAAGACCATCACCGTGCTGGAGCAACTGCTGGCGCGCTTCCCGGATGATCAAGCCGCGCGCACGCAATTGCAGCAGATGCGCGCCAGCTCGCCGGATTCCGCGAGGCCGGCGAACCCGGCGGACAGCAGTCACTCCTCGCGCTGA
- a CDS encoding glycosyltransferase family 2 protein, whose translation MDQQPVPAAPLVSVVIPHWRGAALVQRCLQSLRTTVYQPFEILLVDNGCEDGSVAATAAQFPEIKVVASAVNLGFAGGCNLGLRASRGKYVALLNNDAVVTPNWLAPMVAAMERDDRLAACQPKILALAPAQQFDYAGAAGGLLDWLGYPFCRGRIFFTLETDRGQYDEAADIFWASGACCLLRQSVLAETGLLDESFFAHMEEIDLNWRMHLAGYRVRATPAAVVYHQAGSTLQTDSPRKVYLNHRNGLLLLLKHGEAARLCAILPLRFILDLAAALRALFGLRPAQAAMILAAYGYLLTHVPGLRQQRRESRRRRRLTAAAMQQRFYPRSIVWQYFVRRRKCFTDLPGAP comes from the coding sequence ATGGACCAGCAGCCCGTGCCTGCCGCCCCGCTGGTGTCGGTCGTCATTCCGCACTGGCGCGGTGCCGCGCTTGTGCAGCGGTGTTTGCAGAGCCTGCGCACCACGGTTTATCAGCCGTTCGAGATTTTGCTCGTTGACAATGGCTGTGAGGACGGCAGCGTAGCCGCCACCGCGGCGCAATTCCCCGAAATCAAAGTTGTGGCCAGCGCCGTCAATCTCGGCTTTGCCGGCGGCTGCAACCTCGGCTTGCGTGCGAGCCGCGGCAAATACGTTGCCCTGCTCAACAACGACGCAGTGGTCACCCCCAATTGGCTGGCGCCCATGGTTGCAGCCATGGAGCGCGATGATCGCCTCGCGGCCTGCCAGCCGAAGATCCTCGCGCTCGCGCCGGCGCAGCAATTCGATTATGCCGGCGCCGCCGGCGGCCTGCTCGACTGGCTGGGTTATCCCTTTTGCCGTGGCCGCATCTTTTTCACACTCGAAACCGACCGCGGCCAGTACGATGAAGCGGCCGACATTTTCTGGGCGAGCGGCGCGTGCTGTTTGCTGCGGCAGTCCGTGCTGGCGGAAACCGGGCTGCTCGATGAAAGTTTCTTCGCGCACATGGAAGAGATCGATCTCAACTGGCGCATGCATCTCGCCGGCTATCGCGTCAGGGCAACGCCGGCCGCGGTGGTTTATCACCAAGCCGGCTCGACCCTGCAGACGGACTCGCCGCGCAAGGTTTATCTCAATCATCGCAACGGCCTGCTGCTGTTGTTGAAGCACGGCGAGGCGGCGCGCTTGTGCGCGATCTTGCCACTGCGTTTCATACTGGATTTGGCTGCGGCGCTGCGCGCGCTGTTCGGTCTGCGCCCGGCGCAGGCAGCCATGATTCTGGCCGCGTACGGCTATCTGCTCACCCACGTGCCGGGACTGCGGCAGCAGCGCCGCGAGAGCCGGCGCCGACGCCGTCTCACCGCTGCGGCCATGCAGCAAAGATTCTATCCGCGCAGCATCGTGTGGCAATACTTCGTGCGGCGCCGCAAGTGCTTCACGGATCTGCCCGGGGCGCCGTGA
- a CDS encoding class I SAM-dependent methyltransferase: MSEFENCSCPVCHGEASELHLRVADRFALAQGPAFSLQRCRACGMVYLNPRPTEATSSRYYQHEAYLPFASLAGRQTGTQKVYDFLRRLNLNWKRRLITRLKTGGALLDVGCGTGEFLACMRAAGWQVAGLEREANAAHWGRQQFQLDIQVGSVSDLQPGRYDVITLWHVLEHLYSPQKALQRLRANLADTGALIIAVPNLASVDAGIYGADWIALDTPRHVNHFTPATLTRLARACGLQVRALRQLPLDAFFNAVMSEQLQRQTAHAGAALLPLRLLRAGAVAAASLLAGSRLSPFACQGATLVAILQKT; this comes from the coding sequence TTGTCAGAGTTCGAAAACTGCTCGTGCCCGGTCTGCCACGGTGAGGCGAGTGAACTTCATCTGCGCGTGGCCGATCGCTTCGCGCTGGCGCAAGGCCCGGCCTTCAGCCTGCAGCGCTGCCGCGCGTGCGGCATGGTTTATCTCAATCCCCGGCCCACGGAAGCGACGAGCAGCCGGTATTATCAACATGAAGCCTATCTGCCCTTCGCCAGTTTGGCCGGCCGCCAGACCGGCACGCAGAAGGTCTATGATTTTCTGCGGCGCCTGAATCTCAACTGGAAGCGCCGGCTGATCACGCGGCTGAAAACTGGCGGCGCACTGCTCGACGTCGGCTGCGGCACCGGCGAGTTTCTCGCATGCATGCGCGCGGCCGGCTGGCAGGTGGCCGGTTTGGAGCGCGAGGCCAATGCCGCGCACTGGGGCCGCCAGCAGTTCCAGCTCGACATTCAGGTGGGCAGCGTATCGGACTTGCAGCCGGGGAGATATGATGTCATCACGCTGTGGCATGTGTTGGAACACCTCTATTCTCCCCAGAAGGCACTGCAACGGCTGCGCGCCAACCTGGCGGACACGGGCGCGCTGATCATCGCCGTGCCCAACCTCGCGAGCGTAGATGCCGGCATCTACGGCGCCGATTGGATCGCGCTCGACACACCCCGCCATGTCAATCATTTCACGCCGGCCACGTTGACGCGCTTGGCGCGCGCCTGCGGCTTGCAGGTGCGGGCGCTGCGGCAGTTGCCGCTCGATGCCTTCTTCAACGCCGTGATGAGCGAGCAATTGCAGCGGCAAACGGCGCACGCCGGCGCCGCGCTGCTGCCGCTGCGTTTGCTGCGCGCCGGTGCGGTTGCCGCTGCTTCCCTGCTCGCCGGCAGCCGGCTGTCACCCTTCGCCTGCCAAGGCGCCACGCTGGTGGCGATACTGCAAAAAACATGA
- a CDS encoding DUF4837 family protein encodes MRPWNILLLAAGILFGCQQKPVSVGSEKEIVVCADSLEFQLLRPALQAAFERELPTPAPERIFEMKWAPVAELRRHVHKPRLVMLGCLTAENAAARQVAATLDATQRQQVLQGESYLFKSDDPWRRQQRLLILAAPTREELQQRLTANAAELFESFELPLRALIEQQLYSVREQQELARRWEREYGWSLRVPHDYFIFKELPAERFVMLRRTSPERWLFVAWRAANAAEPPTLAEVIAWRDEIGEKYYEGDRVATHGLTAAPAEFAGRPALEVRGLWENEAKVAGGPFHCWAIYDAARRTVFLVDVAVFAPGMDKVPHLRRLEIIAQTFHTAAAAPAAP; translated from the coding sequence ATGAGGCCATGGAATATTCTGCTGCTGGCGGCCGGCATTCTGTTCGGCTGTCAGCAAAAACCGGTCAGCGTCGGTTCGGAAAAAGAAATCGTCGTGTGCGCGGATTCTCTGGAGTTTCAATTGTTGCGGCCGGCGTTGCAGGCCGCGTTCGAGCGCGAATTGCCCACGCCGGCGCCGGAGAGAATTTTTGAAATGAAATGGGCACCGGTCGCCGAGTTGAGGCGCCATGTGCACAAGCCGCGCCTGGTCATGCTCGGCTGTTTGACGGCGGAGAATGCCGCCGCGCGCCAAGTCGCGGCCACGCTCGACGCCACGCAACGCCAGCAAGTCCTGCAGGGCGAGAGCTACCTGTTCAAATCCGACGATCCTTGGCGCCGCCAGCAACGGCTGTTGATTCTGGCCGCGCCGACGCGGGAAGAGCTGCAGCAGCGCCTCACGGCAAATGCCGCTGAGCTGTTCGAATCGTTCGAGCTGCCGCTGCGCGCCCTGATCGAGCAGCAGCTCTACAGCGTGCGCGAGCAGCAGGAACTGGCGCGGCGTTGGGAGCGTGAGTACGGCTGGTCGTTGCGCGTTCCGCATGACTATTTCATTTTCAAAGAGCTGCCGGCCGAGCGCTTTGTGATGTTGCGGCGCACCTCGCCGGAACGCTGGCTGTTCGTGGCCTGGCGGGCGGCGAATGCGGCAGAGCCACCCACGCTGGCGGAGGTGATCGCGTGGCGCGATGAGATTGGCGAAAAATATTATGAAGGCGACCGCGTCGCAACGCACGGCTTGACTGCCGCACCGGCGGAGTTTGCCGGCCGGCCGGCGCTGGAAGTGCGCGGCCTGTGGGAAAACGAAGCCAAAGTCGCCGGCGGACCGTTTCATTGTTGGGCAATTTACGACGCGGCACGGCGCACGGTTTTTCTGGTCGATGTTGCCGTCTTCGCGCCGGGAATGGACAAAGTGCCGCACCTGCGCCGCCTGGAGATTATCGCGCAGACTTTTCACACCGCTGCGGCCGCGCCGGCGGCGCCGTGA
- a CDS encoding ATP-binding protein: MRSLRYKIALGYVVLLAIILITSVFAVHDFSQLSTSVGGILKQNYENVLAAENMLKALENQENAQLAMLIQSGDSTLVVYNTERSEERSLVVYNANRSPESALSVFNANRDEFLQWFEKINLAVTQPAEHTLLENIILAYRRFLADSDSLHRMVQERRAYARVRNFQRTEIQPVTQKIRRDCETVLKFNQDAISSMDRRAKDITSQATQVVIVALFIAILLSILGSIQFTASILKPLKQLTQTVRRIGEGHLNQKIDIQTDDEIGELSREFNKMTERLRSYEELNIHQLIAEKKKSETIVESIADPIIVTDGNNAILLMNEAAAAMIGVAGEKAQGRALHLLQHNELLARFLHFEAGHEQQAADGETLLAVARDGKTFYYRPRQTKITDQQGQLQGVVTLLQDVTRFKNLDQMKSEFMATVSHEFRTPLTAINMTIDILSQEVLGKINQRQRELLNAAKDDCERLKKLVRELLDLLRLESGRYQIKSESLNLQSLLDHALRPLRLQFEEKEVALEVALAPALPEVPGDQEKLSWVINNLVSNALRYTPSHGKVTISAERSNGVIQVSVADTGRGIPADALETIFEKFVQVKEPSDATPGSVGLGLAIAKEVVEAHGGRIWVESEVGRGSRFNFTIPVTPQGLPEEQDSRYSTVLLQAE; encoded by the coding sequence ATGCGAAGCTTACGTTACAAAATTGCCCTGGGCTATGTCGTGCTGCTGGCGATTATCCTGATCACCAGCGTGTTTGCGGTGCATGATTTTTCGCAATTGAGCACCTCGGTCGGCGGCATTTTGAAGCAGAACTATGAGAACGTGCTGGCCGCGGAGAACATGCTGAAAGCCCTGGAGAACCAGGAGAACGCCCAGCTCGCCATGCTCATCCAAAGCGGCGATTCGACGCTGGTGGTGTACAACACCGAACGCAGTGAAGAGCGCTCGCTGGTGGTGTACAACGCCAACCGCAGCCCGGAATCGGCGCTGTCGGTGTTCAACGCCAATCGCGATGAATTCCTGCAGTGGTTCGAGAAGATCAATCTCGCCGTCACGCAGCCGGCCGAGCACACGCTGTTGGAAAACATCATTCTCGCCTACCGCCGGTTTCTGGCCGATTCCGATTCGCTGCATCGCATGGTGCAGGAACGCCGCGCCTATGCCCGCGTGCGCAACTTCCAGCGCACCGAGATTCAACCCGTCACGCAGAAGATCCGCCGCGATTGCGAGACCGTGCTGAAATTCAATCAGGATGCCATCAGCAGCATGGACCGCCGCGCCAAGGACATTACCAGCCAGGCCACCCAGGTCGTGATCGTTGCCCTGTTCATCGCCATCCTGCTCAGCATTCTGGGCAGTATTCAATTCACTGCCTCCATTCTCAAACCGCTCAAGCAGCTCACCCAAACCGTGCGCCGCATCGGTGAAGGCCATTTGAACCAGAAGATCGACATTCAAACCGATGACGAGATCGGCGAGCTCAGCCGGGAATTCAACAAAATGACCGAGCGGCTGCGCAGCTACGAAGAATTGAACATCCACCAGTTGATCGCCGAGAAAAAGAAATCCGAAACCATCGTGGAAAGCATCGCCGATCCCATCATTGTCACCGATGGGAACAACGCGATTTTGCTGATGAACGAGGCCGCGGCGGCGATGATCGGCGTAGCGGGTGAAAAAGCCCAGGGCCGGGCGTTGCACCTGTTGCAGCACAACGAGCTGCTCGCCCGCTTCCTGCACTTCGAGGCCGGGCACGAGCAGCAGGCGGCGGACGGCGAAACGCTGCTGGCGGTGGCGCGCGACGGCAAGACTTTTTACTACCGCCCGCGCCAGACCAAGATCACCGACCAGCAGGGCCAACTGCAAGGCGTGGTGACGCTGTTGCAGGATGTGACGCGCTTCAAGAATCTCGACCAGATGAAGTCGGAGTTCATGGCCACGGTGTCGCACGAGTTTCGCACGCCGCTCACCGCCATCAACATGACCATCGACATCCTCTCCCAGGAGGTGCTGGGCAAAATCAATCAGCGCCAGCGCGAGCTGCTGAATGCGGCCAAGGATGATTGCGAGCGCTTGAAAAAACTCGTGCGTGAGCTGCTCGATCTTCTGCGGCTGGAATCCGGCCGCTACCAGATCAAGAGCGAGTCGCTCAACCTGCAGAGCCTGCTCGACCATGCCTTGCGGCCGCTGCGGCTGCAATTCGAAGAGAAGGAAGTGGCGCTGGAAGTGGCGCTGGCGCCCGCCCTGCCGGAGGTGCCCGGCGATCAGGAAAAGCTGTCGTGGGTGATCAATAATTTGGTGAGCAATGCGCTGCGTTACACGCCCAGCCACGGCAAAGTGACCATCAGCGCCGAACGCAGCAACGGCGTGATTCAGGTGAGCGTGGCGGATACCGGCCGCGGCATTCCGGCCGATGCGCTGGAAACGATCTTCGAGAAATTCGTGCAGGTGAAAGAACCGAGTGACGCCACGCCCGGCAGCGTCGGCTTGGGGCTGGCAATTGCCAAGGAGGTGGTGGAAGCGCACGGCGGCAGGATCTGGGTCGAGAGTGAAGTCGGCCGGGGCAGCCGCTTCAATTTCACCATTCCGGTGACCCCGCAAGGCCTGCCGGAGGAGCAGGATTCGCGCTACTCCACGGTGCTGCTGCAAGCGGAATGA